agggtCATGGTATTggggtcccagacaccccaAGGCAcagttaaatcagtatgtacGGAACACAGTCGATATGACATAGTGCCTGTTTTACCGTGGGGGTGAAATTTCCCAAGATTTCAGTCACTGATtcaagtaaaggtaagtaaacaTTATTGCAAAATGCGTAAACTAGATTTCTCATTTTGCAGCATTGTTGCATAGCCAGCTGGCTGCGGCACCATTATCAACCATTCGACCCAGAGCGAAGCTTAGTCTTACAGCGACCGACGAGGGGTGCGGATCTACCTGTACAACATACATACACCCTTAtcgttcatttaatttgctgtatttatcttcttagcttattgaataaactcatTAGCAAGAAGAACgtgttgattttattattccggtgtgcatcctttacatccttgattcctttacatccctacaACCTTTATATCCCTACATCTGTTACATCCCTGCAACCTTTATATCCCTATATCCGTTACATCCCTGCTTCCTTCATATcgctgcatcccttacatttcCGTATTCCTCACATCCCTGCTGTCTTTACATCcctaaataataaataactggaaatttttggccctctggcggcaaaaatttaaactaaattttcgacgtcgagtcagcgccctctggaagtgaaaaaaggaactaaatcacgccaaaattttggccctctagcggcaaaaatgcgaactaaattttcgatgtctgatcagcgccctctgggggtagaaaaaggaactaaatcacgccaaaattttggccctctagcggcaaaaatgtgaactaaattttcaatgtctgatcagcgccctctggaagtgaaaaaaggaactaaatcacgccaaaattttggccctctagcggcaaaaatgcgaactaaatttcGATGTCtgatcagcgccctctgggggtagaaaaaggaactaaatcacgccaaaattttggccctctagcggcaaaaatgtgaactaaattttcaacgtccaatcagcgccctctggcggtaaaaaaaggaactaaatttgaattgaaaaaAGACTTTACTTACCtgtacttacctttacttacctttactgacctttactcgaaccagtgaccatattattatatttataatatatttattataagggttgcAGGGATACTAGAGATGCAGGGATATAAGGAATGCGATGATGTAAGGAACGCAAGAACacaaggaatgtagggatataAGAAGTGCTGGAATGCAAGGGATGCAGGGAAAGAATACAAAGAATACGAGGATACAGTGATTTGGGAGTAGTCCCTGCGAGGTCcatgaaaagaatgaaaaaaataaatgactgtCAAGGGAAGTCTTGGTCCATAAAGGGTAGGAATAGGATAAACAATAACTGGAAAGCGTGGTCCCCGCAAGGCCCATAAAGAGAAATacaacaataaataattaggAAGCGTGGGTTTGACCCATAAaggagaataaaataattaataactgaaaaGGGTGGACTTGATTTATTTACCAAAATGCATGAAGTGAATACAAGTTCGTCAAACTTTCGCTTCGCCCGTTACATTTACTCTTACATCTAATTTACatcccccttttagtcgcctcttacgacaggcaggggataccgtggccgtattctacttcccccgagccacaggggaTACGCACACCTAATCTAATCTgggggtgtctgggaccccCTAAATCATGAcccctcgaaaacaaaggcatgtccagtcttctacatctgtagtcactgatTGCTCAAAATATTTGAGGTATTCCTCTTTTTCGTGGCGCTGCATTCGACGATGACGTTTGTATCATTCCATCGATAACATGGCGTTTACTTTGTGGACCCTTTTTGAAGCAACTCTGCTGTGTTTGAACGCGATTTGCATCTTAAACGAAGAGAGGTTCCTATCTGGTGGTACgccattttataattaattatctctTTAAGATTTTTTCAGAGTTTACATTGAATATATGCCGATAAACATTAAATGACTGAGGATTTGGTGGTTATGTTATCTGTTTATCCGTTATTTGAGATGTATATATAAAGTTATATactgttttattaataaatatgtttaatttaatgttaatatctggtataattgtattttatcttttaataATGACTCACAAATCATTATTATATGGATTGTATactgtaattttaataaaacataaaGAGGATGTAAAGTGGTCCTAAATGTTTGTATAATATAACTGAAATTGTTCTTAGTTGGTTGGGCATCATGGCAAAATGTCCAAGGCTTTGGTGAACCTCCTACAGTAAAAACAAAAGTATTGCATTTGGTCACATCCATAAGGACTGTGGTTCGAGGTAATTGAataaactattattattttctatttattataatcattACATACATTCTTTGTTACAGTTCCATTGATATTCTTAAACATAGTAACAATAATTGTGAAACTGGTGCTTGGGTGAGAAGGGACAATTTTTTAAGGTGTATATAAAAAGGACAATTGTGCTGTGAGAAGCTTAAACATTCAGTGATGTACATAAGTGAACCAATTAaattcctttatttttatctttgtATTAAAATCAAAGTGTTCCCTTTATCATAGCATAagttctttaaaa
The sequence above is drawn from the Osmia bicornis bicornis chromosome 14, iOsmBic2.1, whole genome shotgun sequence genome and encodes:
- the LOC114872759 gene encoding immediate early response 3-interacting protein 1 — encoded protein: MAFTLWTLFEATLLCLNAICILNEERFLSGVGWASWQNVQGFGEPPTVKTKVLHLVTSIRTVVRVPLIFLNIVTIIVKLVLG